In Scleropages formosus chromosome 18, fSclFor1.1, whole genome shotgun sequence, one DNA window encodes the following:
- the LOC108922213 gene encoding trypsin-1-like isoform X2: MKSLIFILLLGVALAEDDKIVGGYECPKHSVPYQVSLNSGYHFCGGSLVNENWVVSAAHCYKSLIEVRLGEHNIQQTENTEQVISSSSVIRYPYYDSWTIDNDIMLIKLSKPAAFDSYVQPVALPEGCAAAGTMCMVSGWGNTMSSSDNKLQCLEIPILSQKECENAYPGMITSSMFCAGYLEGGKDSCQGDSGGPVVCDGVLQGVVSWGYGCAEKDHPGVYAKVCEFTQWLKDTMAAN; the protein is encoded by the exons ATGAAGTCCCTGATTTTCATTCTGCTCCTGGGAGTGGCCT TGGCTGAGGATGATAAGATTGTTGGTGGGTACGAGTGCCCCAAGCACTCTGTGCCCTACCAGGTGTCTCTGAACTCCGGGTACCATTTCTGCGGAGGCTCCTTGGTCAACGAGAACTGGGTGGTGTCCGCCGCTCACTGCTACAAGTC ccTCATTGAGGTCCGCCTGGGCGAGCACAACATCCAGCAGACTGAGAACACCGAGCAGGTCATCAGCTCCTCTTCAGTGATCCGCTACCCCTATTACGACTCCTGGACCATTGACAATGACATCATGTTGATCAAGCTTAGCAAGCCCGCCGCGTTCGACAGCTACGTTCAGCCTGTGGCTCTGCCCGAGGGATGTGCCGCCGCTGGGACCATGTGCATGGTCTCTGGCTGGGGGAACACCATGAGCTCTAGTGA TAACAAGCTGCAGTGCTTGGAGATCCCCATCCTGTCGCAGAAAGAATGTGAAAACGCCTACCCCGGCATGATCACCTCCTCCATGTTCTGCGCTGGATACCTGGAGGGAGGCAAAGACTCCTGCCAG GGTGACTCTGGTGGCCCCGTGGTGTGCGATGGGGTGTTGCAGGGTGTCGTCTCCTGGGGTTATGGCTGTGCTGAGAAGGATCACCCTGGTGTGTACGCCAAG GTCTGCGAGTTCACACAATGGCTCAAAGACACCATGGCAGCAAACTGA
- the LOC108922213 gene encoding trypsin-1-like isoform X1, which yields MKSLIFILLLGVALAEDDKIVGGYECPKHSVPYQVSLNSGYHFCGGSLVNENWVVSAAHCYKSLIEVRLGEHNIQQTENTEQVISSSSVIRYPYYDSWTIDNDIMLIKLSKPAAFDSYVQPVALPEGCAAAGTMCMVSGWGNTMSSTADSNKLQCLEIPILSQKECENAYPGMITSSMFCAGYLEGGKDSCQGDSGGPVVCDGVLQGVVSWGYGCAEKDHPGVYAKVCEFTQWLKDTMAAN from the exons ATGAAGTCCCTGATTTTCATTCTGCTCCTGGGAGTGGCCT TGGCTGAGGATGATAAGATTGTTGGTGGGTACGAGTGCCCCAAGCACTCTGTGCCCTACCAGGTGTCTCTGAACTCCGGGTACCATTTCTGCGGAGGCTCCTTGGTCAACGAGAACTGGGTGGTGTCCGCCGCTCACTGCTACAAGTC ccTCATTGAGGTCCGCCTGGGCGAGCACAACATCCAGCAGACTGAGAACACCGAGCAGGTCATCAGCTCCTCTTCAGTGATCCGCTACCCCTATTACGACTCCTGGACCATTGACAATGACATCATGTTGATCAAGCTTAGCAAGCCCGCCGCGTTCGACAGCTACGTTCAGCCTGTGGCTCTGCCCGAGGGATGTGCCGCCGCTGGGACCATGTGCATGGTCTCTGGCTGGGGGAACACCATGAGCTCTA CCGCTGACAGTAACAAGCTGCAGTGCTTGGAGATCCCCATCCTGTCGCAGAAAGAATGTGAAAACGCCTACCCCGGCATGATCACCTCCTCCATGTTCTGCGCTGGATACCTGGAGGGAGGCAAAGACTCCTGCCAG GGTGACTCTGGTGGCCCCGTGGTGTGCGATGGGGTGTTGCAGGGTGTCGTCTCCTGGGGTTATGGCTGTGCTGAGAAGGATCACCCTGGTGTGTACGCCAAG GTCTGCGAGTTCACACAATGGCTCAAAGACACCATGGCAGCAAACTGA